The following are from one region of the Moritella sp. 24 genome:
- a CDS encoding DUF3413 domain-containing protein, with product MLETGHHYRDQVSKIISWGHWFSLVNILLAIVFASRYLFIADWPETILGQAYSLISLLGHFSFIIFLLYLVIIFPVSFLIPFPRALRFLTVIFATVGLSLLIIDTEIFKLYNLHINPIIFEILLGESEQTLNSDWQSFFVFVPFLFLFELLISSFLWHRLRRLSRFKLGPIIAIFFFCCFLTGHLLHMWADAAVYRPITAQKANFPLAYPMTARTFLVKYGWLDKAAFDKRVSNTKNLTDSRLDYPKNPLDINKSSQKLNVLLINISTLRADMLNDSVMPEMSKLSRKGLQFKSHFSTSNDDSLGNFGIMYGLAPQYWGDIEISAKSPFMLDYFTQANYNLGIFNTEKLSEHKQNQTTFINLDNPQTTIVEGTNDDRKTVEKTRDWLREQDKTTPWFAYISLDSVQNMNTPDGFPALFYPNIQDLNSQASNRQIALFNSYRNSVSYVDKAIAKIIYELKSSEQYDNTVIIFTANHGNEFNDSEDHSWGYGSNYSTYQTQVPLFIVWPNKEPNVINQDTSHTDLVPTILTNLSAVNNPISDYSNGIDLFSGDFKTWQLLGNKNNFVILQEDTITLFSYQGLFSRQGNHDVRNRSDYKPIPRTAMHEAKFKQVLNELNYFYKAAPAQTEN from the coding sequence ATGCTAGAAACAGGACATCATTATCGCGATCAGGTCTCCAAAATTATCAGTTGGGGTCATTGGTTTAGTTTAGTCAATATCTTACTGGCAATCGTTTTTGCATCACGATATCTTTTCATTGCCGATTGGCCTGAAACGATACTTGGTCAAGCCTATTCGCTAATTAGTCTGCTTGGTCACTTCAGCTTTATTATCTTTCTTTTATATCTGGTTATCATCTTTCCAGTCAGTTTTTTGATACCATTCCCACGCGCGTTACGCTTTCTAACAGTCATCTTTGCGACTGTGGGACTGTCTCTGTTAATCATTGATACCGAGATATTTAAACTTTATAACTTACATATTAACCCCATTATCTTTGAGATTTTGCTGGGTGAAAGTGAACAAACCCTTAATTCAGATTGGCAATCATTCTTTGTTTTTGTCCCTTTCTTATTCCTGTTTGAATTACTGATTTCAAGTTTCCTTTGGCATAGATTAAGACGCTTGAGTCGTTTTAAGCTGGGCCCTATTATTGCCATTTTCTTTTTCTGCTGTTTCCTAACCGGACATCTACTTCATATGTGGGCAGATGCAGCCGTTTACCGCCCTATTACCGCACAAAAAGCAAACTTCCCATTAGCCTACCCAATGACAGCAAGAACCTTCCTTGTTAAATATGGTTGGCTAGATAAAGCTGCATTTGATAAACGTGTAAGTAATACAAAGAATTTAACCGACTCACGACTTGATTACCCTAAAAATCCATTAGACATAAATAAGAGCAGCCAAAAACTAAATGTCTTGTTGATTAACATCAGTACACTTAGAGCCGATATGCTCAATGACAGCGTAATGCCAGAAATGTCAAAACTGTCGCGCAAGGGCCTACAGTTTAAGAGTCACTTTAGTACCAGTAACGATGACTCATTGGGTAACTTTGGGATCATGTACGGTCTTGCTCCACAATATTGGGGTGATATCGAAATATCAGCAAAATCACCCTTCATGCTCGATTACTTTACTCAAGCAAACTATAACTTAGGTATTTTTAATACTGAGAAATTGTCAGAGCATAAACAGAACCAAACGACGTTCATTAACTTAGATAATCCTCAAACAACAATTGTAGAAGGTACTAATGATGATAGAAAGACTGTCGAAAAGACTCGTGACTGGTTGAGAGAACAGGATAAAACAACACCTTGGTTTGCTTATATTAGCCTGGATTCAGTGCAAAATATGAATACGCCAGATGGCTTTCCAGCGCTGTTTTATCCTAATATTCAAGATCTAAATAGCCAAGCAAGCAATCGCCAAATTGCGCTATTTAATAGCTATAGAAATAGCGTGAGTTACGTTGATAAGGCCATAGCAAAAATCATCTATGAGTTAAAATCATCTGAGCAATATGATAATACTGTCATTATATTCACCGCTAATCACGGTAATGAATTCAATGATTCAGAAGATCATTCATGGGGTTACGGTAGTAATTATTCAACTTATCAAACTCAAGTTCCCTTGTTTATCGTGTGGCCAAACAAAGAACCAAACGTAATAAATCAAGATACGAGTCATACTGATTTAGTCCCGACTATTTTGACTAATCTATCTGCTGTCAACAATCCTATTTCAGATTACAGCAATGGTATCGATTTATTTTCTGGCGACTTTAAGACATGGCAATTGCTCGGTAATAAGAATAACTTTGTAATCCTACAAGAAGACACTATTACATTATTTTCTTACCAAGGTCTATTTAGCCGCCAAGGAAATCATGATGTACGTAATCGTAGTGATTATAAACCGATTCCACGAACAGCGATGCATGAAGCTAAATTCAAGCAAGTACTTAATGAGCTAAACTACTTCTATAAGGCTGCGCCAGCTCAAACTGAGAATTAA
- a CDS encoding Dabb family protein: MAFKHIVMWTLHDTVNGNDKSTNAKLAKEALEALNGQIPGLQHLEVGIDCLQGAGSYDLVLVADLDSRETLDVYQDHPAHQAVLPMMKSITSQRAAVDY, translated from the coding sequence ATGGCGTTCAAACATATTGTTATGTGGACTCTACACGACACTGTCAATGGTAATGATAAAAGCACAAATGCTAAATTAGCAAAAGAGGCTCTTGAAGCGCTGAATGGTCAGATCCCTGGATTACAACATTTGGAAGTGGGTATTGATTGTTTACAAGGTGCAGGTTCTTACGACTTAGTATTAGTCGCAGATTTGGATTCTCGTGAAACGCTAGATGTATATCAAGATCATCCAGCACACCAAGCTGTGTTACCTATGATGAAAAGTATTACGAGCCAACGTGCAGCTGTTGATTACTAA
- a CDS encoding choice-of-anchor I family protein, protein MKRTLISSMLGLAFTTVVSGCTAKPNDAVANFQQDESPLTVTMLARYESGQYGVSAAEILDYHTQSQSIFVVNAKSGQVDILDASIISVINNASPSKIDPLTLNNLAKKATLNLASDLGLSRLGSVNSIAIFDDLLAVAIERGDKQGNPVQDRGFIGFYKLDNAGKTTYLNAVEVGYLPDNVVFTHDGSKVVVANEGEPNQDYTVDPEGSVSIININNNMPSKKAINISFNDFNLHSTRHHELPSGVKINGPASTVSQDLEPEYIAISHNNAQAFVSLQENNAIAVIDLNSQRVERIVDLGSKDYGLNRNAIDTSDKDGKVNIQTYPGVYGLYQPDTIASYSIDGADFIVTANEGDARDYAGFSEETRAGKLTLDKNHPQFDAIQDKKQLGRLKVTTSMGDTDNDGDIDKIYSYGSRSFSIWNAQGKQVFDSGKDFERITADRLGINFNNHNTKNKGDTRSDDKGAEPEALALGTINDRQYAFIGLERTSGFMIYDITEPQHAYFIDYIVNRDFTAKFEIEDGVITKGNLNTVGDLGPEGMKFIAANKSPNGKPLLLVANEVSGTAVVYQLQQ, encoded by the coding sequence ATGAAAAGAACACTGATAAGCTCAATGCTTGGCCTTGCTTTCACAACAGTCGTGAGTGGTTGTACTGCAAAACCAAATGACGCAGTTGCCAATTTTCAGCAAGATGAATCACCACTAACTGTCACCATGCTTGCACGCTATGAATCTGGTCAATATGGTGTCAGTGCTGCTGAGATCTTAGATTATCATACTCAAAGTCAGTCTATTTTTGTTGTTAACGCCAAAAGTGGTCAAGTGGACATCCTTGATGCCAGTATTATCAGCGTAATTAACAATGCTTCACCATCTAAAATTGACCCGCTAACGTTAAATAATTTAGCTAAAAAAGCCACCTTAAATCTAGCGTCAGACTTAGGACTAAGTCGCCTAGGTTCAGTAAACAGCATCGCAATTTTTGATGATTTACTCGCAGTTGCCATTGAACGAGGTGATAAACAGGGTAACCCAGTACAAGATCGAGGATTTATTGGCTTTTATAAACTCGATAATGCAGGTAAAACAACATATTTAAACGCGGTCGAAGTTGGCTACTTACCTGATAACGTCGTCTTTACTCATGATGGCAGTAAAGTCGTTGTGGCGAATGAAGGTGAACCAAATCAAGATTACACCGTTGACCCTGAAGGTTCTGTTTCAATTATTAATATCAATAACAATATGCCGAGCAAAAAAGCAATTAATATCAGCTTTAACGATTTCAATCTTCACTCAACACGTCATCATGAGCTACCTAGCGGCGTCAAGATCAACGGCCCAGCATCTACAGTTAGCCAAGACCTTGAACCTGAATATATCGCGATATCTCACAACAACGCACAAGCATTTGTATCTTTACAAGAAAATAATGCGATTGCAGTGATTGATTTAAACTCACAACGTGTTGAACGTATCGTAGATTTAGGCAGCAAAGATTACGGTCTAAATAGAAATGCCATTGATACGAGTGATAAAGATGGCAAAGTAAATATTCAAACATACCCAGGCGTATACGGACTTTATCAACCTGACACGATAGCCAGCTACAGTATTGATGGCGCTGATTTCATCGTGACAGCAAATGAAGGTGATGCGAGAGATTACGCAGGTTTCTCTGAAGAAACACGCGCGGGAAAATTGACCCTAGATAAAAATCATCCTCAATTTGATGCTATTCAAGATAAAAAACAATTAGGCCGATTAAAAGTAACAACCAGTATGGGTGATACGGATAATGACGGCGATATAGATAAGATATACAGCTACGGTTCTCGCTCTTTTTCTATTTGGAATGCACAAGGAAAGCAAGTATTTGATAGTGGTAAAGATTTTGAACGCATTACCGCAGATCGTCTGGGTATTAACTTTAATAATCATAATACTAAAAATAAAGGCGACACGCGTAGTGATGATAAAGGTGCAGAACCAGAGGCGCTAGCACTAGGTACTATTAATGATCGTCAATACGCCTTTATTGGTCTAGAGCGTACATCAGGTTTCATGATTTATGACATAACTGAACCACAACACGCCTACTTCATCGATTATATTGTGAATCGCGATTTTACAGCTAAGTTTGAAATCGAGGATGGCGTAATAACAAAAGGAAATCTAAATACAGTAGGCGACCTTGGCCCCGAAGGGATGAAGTTTATAGCTGCAAACAAGAGCCCTAATGGTAAACCACTCTTGTTAGTTGCTAATGAAGTAAGTGGTACAGCCGTTGTATATCAACTACAACAATAG
- a CDS encoding YejL family protein: MPIVSKYKNDKVEQIIDEVIDVLEKHDAPLDLGLMVLGNSAANIINASLSPKQRQAVAEKFAKALVASVKSKDTSH, translated from the coding sequence ATGCCTATAGTTTCTAAATACAAAAATGATAAAGTTGAACAAATTATTGATGAAGTTATTGATGTACTAGAAAAACACGATGCACCATTAGACCTTGGTTTAATGGTTCTTGGTAATTCAGCTGCAAACATCATCAATGCATCTTTATCACCAAAGCAACGCCAAGCTGTTGCTGAAAAATTTGCTAAAGCACTTGTTGCTTCAGTAAAGTCAAAAGATACATCACATTAA
- a CDS encoding GMC oxidoreductase has translation MSSTNFDFDQIIIGSGFGGSASALRLTEKGFRVLVLERGKRIQTKDFSRTSWNLKRFMWLPQLGLTGPFTLSVTRKINLVHGSAVGGGSTVYGNTHLIPDADIFADPSWTGMHEDWHSRLSPYYALAQRMIGVQKNRFFGPADLILKDVAVDMGREDSFKTVYSGLLYPKGEDKVSRNIDVERLGEDRGDPYFNGDGPKRNSCTYCGNCMSGCRHNAKNSLDKNYLYFAERNGAEIRPESNVTKIEPIADENGVKDGSAGYTIHITEGLGLFNKKKYTLTTRGVVVSGGVFGTMPLLLRMRDVEKTLPNLSPNLGQNVLTNSETLLTVSHDRLTQQEQKEEVWNGTAITSIFSPDDETKVEIVRYAKGSDASFAGAMAVPLTSKHAGIPRSMTMLMNIAKQPIKTLKMANPIGKAKDTIILLVMQTAQNNIHLESKRAWYSPFKKTWLPVQHKGDTKLRNYFPIAHKVAEHYVKHSGGNAGNLALEVIAGTPITAHMMGGARMGKDPKTAVLDDSGQTYGYKNLRILDGSIIAGNLGVNPSLTILALTEHAMAQIPVFDAERAAKIKPIYFSAALAGNPSLVQTAGVPDILAKAV, from the coding sequence ATGTCGAGTACTAACTTTGATTTTGACCAGATTATTATTGGATCCGGTTTTGGTGGTTCAGCCAGCGCATTGCGTTTAACAGAAAAAGGATTTCGAGTATTAGTATTAGAACGTGGTAAACGTATTCAAACTAAAGATTTTTCTCGCACAAGTTGGAACTTAAAACGTTTCATGTGGCTACCACAATTAGGACTAACAGGTCCTTTTACACTCTCTGTCACACGAAAAATTAACTTGGTTCACGGCAGTGCTGTCGGCGGTGGGTCAACAGTTTACGGTAATACCCACCTTATTCCCGATGCAGACATATTTGCAGATCCGTCATGGACAGGCATGCATGAAGATTGGCACTCACGTCTCAGCCCTTATTACGCTTTAGCACAACGCATGATTGGCGTACAAAAAAATCGCTTCTTTGGCCCAGCAGACCTTATCTTAAAAGATGTAGCAGTCGATATGGGACGAGAAGATAGCTTTAAAACCGTTTATAGCGGCCTACTCTATCCAAAAGGTGAAGATAAAGTTTCACGTAACATTGATGTAGAGCGTTTAGGTGAAGATCGTGGTGACCCTTACTTCAATGGTGATGGTCCAAAACGTAATAGCTGTACTTACTGCGGTAACTGCATGTCTGGCTGTCGTCATAATGCAAAAAATAGTTTGGATAAGAACTACCTCTACTTTGCAGAACGCAATGGTGCAGAAATACGCCCAGAATCAAATGTCACCAAGATTGAACCAATTGCTGATGAGAACGGTGTTAAAGACGGTAGCGCTGGTTATACCATTCATATTACCGAAGGATTAGGTCTATTTAATAAGAAAAAATATACGCTAACTACACGTGGCGTTGTCGTCTCTGGTGGTGTATTCGGTACGATGCCGTTATTACTTAGAATGCGAGATGTAGAAAAAACATTACCTAACCTAAGCCCGAACCTCGGTCAAAATGTACTAACCAACTCAGAAACACTGCTAACCGTTTCACACGATCGCTTAACCCAACAAGAGCAAAAAGAAGAAGTGTGGAATGGTACGGCCATTACCTCAATATTCTCACCGGATGATGAAACAAAAGTTGAAATTGTACGTTATGCGAAAGGCAGTGATGCTTCTTTTGCAGGTGCGATGGCGGTTCCACTAACATCAAAACACGCTGGTATCCCCCGTTCAATGACGATGCTTATGAACATTGCTAAGCAGCCAATTAAAACATTAAAAATGGCAAACCCAATTGGTAAAGCAAAAGACACCATTATCTTGTTAGTAATGCAAACAGCACAAAATAATATCCACTTAGAAAGTAAGCGCGCATGGTATTCCCCTTTTAAGAAAACATGGTTACCAGTACAACATAAGGGAGATACTAAACTAAGAAACTACTTCCCTATCGCGCACAAAGTCGCAGAGCATTACGTTAAACATTCTGGTGGTAATGCCGGTAATCTTGCTTTAGAAGTGATTGCAGGTACACCTATCACAGCACACATGATGGGTGGTGCTAGAATGGGTAAAGATCCAAAAACAGCCGTCCTTGATGATTCAGGGCAAACGTATGGGTACAAAAACTTAAGAATCCTCGATGGTTCAATTATCGCGGGTAATTTAGGGGTGAATCCATCGCTGACTATTCTCGCGCTAACTGAACATGCGATGGCACAAATTCCAGTATTTGATGCAGAAAGAGCGGCAAAGATTAAACCTATCTACTTTTCAGCAGCACTCGCTGGTAATCCATCACTTGTTCAAACAGCTGGCGTACCGGATATCCTAGCCAAAGCTGTTTAA
- the yejK gene encoding nucleoid-associated protein YejK has protein sequence MQLKLNNIILHSLAFNTEGELKCYPRSEELVNSQPVEELASELHRIYNAKPAKGFGYFKCAEEDNSRLPFEVELRKFMDEESNFVDFSSAASSLLVGELLKYDFVTQGILSFVHYNWMASDYLIVALLENKDSVMVTEQLDLSNTHYLELSKVQLAAKIDLTEWRQNSDSKRYLSFIKGRAGRKVSDFFLDFLGCTEGMDAKLQNAGLMRAVDEFCHVAELDAEEAIQAREQVAQYCNEQIKEGNEIEVKDLSDHLADVSSRDFYQYASEAYELEDSFPADRGAVRKLTKYVGQGGGLSVSFDQKLMGERISYDAQTDTLTIVGIPPNLREQLTRRSNDDNE, from the coding sequence ATGCAGCTAAAATTAAATAACATTATTCTACATTCTTTAGCCTTTAACACCGAAGGCGAGTTGAAATGCTACCCACGCAGTGAAGAACTGGTTAATTCGCAACCGGTTGAAGAACTTGCAAGTGAATTACATCGAATTTATAACGCGAAGCCAGCGAAAGGTTTTGGCTATTTTAAATGCGCAGAAGAAGACAACAGTCGTCTACCTTTTGAAGTTGAACTGCGTAAATTCATGGACGAAGAAAGTAATTTTGTTGATTTTTCGAGCGCAGCGTCAAGTTTATTGGTGGGTGAGTTACTTAAATATGACTTTGTTACGCAGGGTATTCTGTCTTTTGTACACTACAACTGGATGGCATCGGATTACTTGATTGTTGCGTTATTAGAAAATAAAGACAGTGTAATGGTAACTGAGCAACTTGATCTGAGTAATACACATTACCTTGAGCTTTCTAAAGTACAACTTGCCGCAAAAATCGATTTGACTGAATGGCGTCAAAATAGCGATTCAAAACGTTATTTATCGTTTATTAAAGGTCGAGCAGGACGTAAAGTGTCTGATTTCTTCTTAGATTTCCTCGGTTGTACGGAAGGCATGGACGCTAAATTGCAAAATGCAGGCTTAATGCGCGCTGTTGATGAGTTTTGTCATGTTGCAGAACTTGATGCTGAAGAAGCGATCCAAGCACGTGAGCAAGTGGCGCAATATTGTAACGAGCAAATTAAAGAAGGTAATGAAATTGAAGTTAAGGATCTATCTGATCATTTAGCCGACGTATCATCGCGCGACTTTTATCAATATGCATCAGAAGCATATGAGCTTGAAGACAGCTTTCCTGCAGACCGTGGTGCGGTACGTAAACTGACTAAGTATGTCGGACAGGGCGGTGGTTTGAGTGTGAGTTTTGATCAAAAGTTAATGGGCGAGCGCATTAGTTATGATGCTCAAACAGATACGCTGACGATTGTTGGTATTCCACCAAACTTACGCGAGCAATTAACTCGTCGTAGTAATGATGATAATGAATAA
- a CDS encoding GIY-YIG nuclease family protein, giving the protein MERRYQQHCKGTGAKFFRRAKPIRIAYTEIQPDRSRASKREYAIKQLSRKQKLALINPTSSCLS; this is encoded by the coding sequence ATGGAAAGGCGTTATCAGCAGCATTGTAAAGGGACGGGGGCAAAATTTTTTCGTCGGGCAAAACCGATTCGAATTGCTTATACAGAAATACAACCTGACCGGAGTAGGGCAAGTAAGCGAGAATATGCGATTAAACAGTTATCACGGAAACAAAAACTCGCTTTAATTAATCCAACGAGTTCTTGTTTGTCGTAA
- a CDS encoding metallophosphoesterase → MRIHKNIPINHKGQDFFVGDIHGEYDLLLATLAQCQFNFECDRLFSVGDIIDRGADSIACLELLNEPWFYAVRGNHEEMLLADEASELARIHRNAGGEWFFQCTAEEQAKLRLLIEAHCPIAFTIESQYGSIGVCHANAPVNWSELQYSDTANLALLKDCLWSTKQYQEVKQGKMFHIHDVKFTIHGHVNCARVTTNLNQLWIDTLMRTRRLTVLSAQQAYMVIA, encoded by the coding sequence ATGCGAATACATAAAAATATACCAATTAATCATAAAGGGCAGGATTTCTTTGTGGGAGACATCCATGGTGAATATGATTTGTTATTAGCTACATTAGCGCAATGTCAGTTTAATTTTGAGTGTGATCGCTTGTTTTCTGTTGGCGATATTATTGATCGAGGCGCTGATTCTATAGCGTGTCTTGAGTTATTGAATGAACCTTGGTTTTATGCCGTTCGAGGGAATCATGAAGAGATGTTATTAGCAGATGAAGCGAGTGAGTTAGCTCGCATTCATCGTAATGCCGGTGGTGAGTGGTTTTTTCAATGCACGGCAGAAGAACAAGCTAAATTGAGGCTACTAATCGAAGCGCATTGCCCAATTGCATTCACCATTGAATCTCAATATGGAAGTATCGGTGTTTGTCATGCTAACGCACCGGTTAATTGGTCTGAATTACAATATTCAGATACAGCAAACTTAGCGTTATTAAAAGATTGCTTGTGGTCGACAAAACAATATCAGGAAGTTAAGCAGGGGAAAATGTTTCACATCCATGATGTTAAATTTACGATACATGGACATGTTAATTGCGCAAGGGTGACGACTAATTTGAATCAATTATGGATTGATACTTTAATGCGGACAAGACGTTTAACAGTCTTATCCGCACAACAAGCATATATGGTGATCGCTTAA
- the metE gene encoding 5-methyltetrahydropteroyltriglutamate--homocysteine S-methyltransferase: MAKSHILGFPRIGADRELKKAIESYWKNDITKVELEAVGKQLRAKHWQQQIDAGLDFITVGDFAWYDQVLALSATLGVIPARHQEDNITLDTLFNMARGSSPCCGQQAAACEMTKWFDTNYHYLVPELNEDQRFALSYNQLIEEIQEAKALGFPIKASLLGPVSYLSLSKTNSDFDKLTLLPQLIETYQQLLANIAAEGVEWLQIEEPILVQDLTTEWKHAFKTSYAELAKGNNKLLLTSYFGALGDNTELTFSLPVDGFHIDLSRAPEQLDTALVLLPETAILSAGIVNGRNIWRNDLAQSISSLQAAKAQLGERLWVASSCSLQHSPVDLDNETKLDTELKSWLAYATQKLTEVSTISAILNGNQTAQLNAQVELSTAVVTSRATSARIHNTAVQQRVAAITDQDAQRHSQFTQRIASQQKELNLPLFPTTTIGSFPQTSDIRQTRNQFKQNVIDQDEYITKMQAEIKDVVERQEALGLDVLVHGEPERNDMVEYFGELLDGFAFSKNGWVQSYGTRCVKPPIIFGDISRPAPMTVAWSQYAQAQTSKLMKGMLTGPVTILCWSFTRDDISREEQTNQIALAIRDEVVDLEKAGIKVIQIDEPALREGLPLRGSEQQAYLDWSTKAFRISASGVRDNTQIHTHMCYCEFNEIMPSIAALDADVITIETSRSNMELLSAFTDFSYPNDIGPGVYDIHSPNVPSVEWMTQLITNASEYIDVARLWVNPDCGLKTRGWKETEEALKNMVTAAHNLRDTFSN, encoded by the coding sequence ATGGCTAAATCACATATATTAGGTTTCCCACGTATTGGTGCAGACCGTGAGTTAAAAAAAGCAATTGAGTCATATTGGAAAAATGACATCACTAAAGTTGAGTTAGAAGCCGTTGGCAAACAACTGCGCGCTAAACATTGGCAACAACAAATCGACGCTGGCTTAGACTTCATCACTGTCGGTGACTTTGCTTGGTACGATCAAGTATTAGCATTATCAGCAACCTTAGGTGTGATTCCAGCGCGTCACCAAGAAGATAACATCACGCTTGATACCTTATTCAATATGGCGCGTGGCTCTAGTCCATGCTGTGGTCAACAAGCTGCTGCATGTGAAATGACAAAATGGTTTGATACCAACTATCACTATCTTGTACCTGAACTAAACGAAGACCAAAGATTCGCGTTAAGTTACAACCAATTGATTGAAGAAATTCAAGAAGCAAAAGCACTTGGTTTCCCAATCAAAGCAAGTCTATTAGGTCCTGTCAGTTATTTATCACTAAGCAAAACTAACAGTGATTTTGATAAACTTACATTGCTACCACAACTGATTGAAACTTATCAGCAATTACTTGCTAACATCGCAGCGGAAGGTGTTGAATGGTTACAAATTGAAGAACCAATTTTAGTTCAAGACCTAACAACTGAATGGAAGCATGCATTCAAAACAAGTTATGCTGAATTAGCAAAAGGAAACAACAAACTATTACTCACTAGTTACTTTGGTGCACTAGGTGATAATACTGAACTCACATTCTCATTACCCGTTGATGGTTTCCACATTGATTTATCTCGTGCTCCAGAGCAATTAGACACAGCCTTAGTATTACTGCCTGAAACAGCGATCTTATCTGCGGGTATTGTTAACGGTCGTAATATTTGGCGTAACGATCTTGCTCAATCAATCTCTTCACTACAAGCAGCCAAAGCACAATTAGGTGAACGTCTATGGGTTGCATCGTCATGTTCATTACAGCATAGCCCTGTTGATCTTGATAACGAAACTAAGCTCGATACTGAACTTAAATCATGGTTAGCATATGCAACACAGAAACTAACAGAAGTAAGCACAATTAGCGCTATCTTAAATGGCAATCAAACGGCACAATTAAACGCCCAAGTCGAGTTATCAACGGCTGTTGTTACTTCTCGTGCTACATCGGCCCGAATTCATAACACCGCAGTACAGCAACGTGTCGCCGCGATAACAGACCAAGATGCACAACGTCATAGCCAATTTACACAGCGCATTGCGAGTCAGCAAAAAGAACTTAATCTACCCCTGTTCCCAACAACAACCATTGGCTCATTCCCACAGACCAGTGATATTCGTCAAACACGTAATCAGTTTAAACAAAACGTAATAGATCAAGACGAATACATTACGAAGATGCAAGCAGAGATCAAGGATGTTGTCGAACGCCAAGAAGCGCTGGGCCTTGATGTACTCGTACATGGTGAACCAGAACGTAATGACATGGTTGAATACTTTGGTGAATTACTCGATGGCTTTGCTTTCTCTAAAAATGGTTGGGTACAAAGTTATGGTACGCGTTGCGTTAAACCACCTATCATCTTTGGTGATATCTCTCGCCCAGCACCGATGACGGTTGCTTGGAGTCAATATGCACAAGCTCAAACAAGCAAACTAATGAAAGGGATGTTAACCGGCCCAGTCACTATCTTATGTTGGTCGTTTACTCGTGATGATATTAGCCGCGAAGAACAAACCAACCAAATTGCATTGGCAATCCGTGATGAAGTGGTTGATTTAGAGAAGGCTGGAATTAAAGTTATTCAGATTGACGAGCCAGCACTGCGTGAAGGGTTGCCACTACGTGGCAGCGAGCAGCAAGCGTATTTAGATTGGTCAACAAAAGCCTTTCGTATCAGTGCATCAGGCGTGAGAGACAACACGCAGATCCATACGCACATGTGTTACTGCGAGTTTAACGAAATTATGCCGTCAATTGCCGCATTAGATGCCGATGTGATCACGATTGAAACATCACGATCTAATATGGAATTATTATCAGCCTTTACTGATTTCAGTTACCCAAATGACATTGGCCCTGGTGTATATGATATTCATTCACCAAACGTACCAAGTGTTGAATGGATGACGCAGTTAATCACAAATGCCAGTGAATACATTGACGTTGCACGTTTATGGGTTAATCCAGATTGCGGTCTTAAAACTCGTGGTTGGAAAGAAACGGAAGAAGCATTGAAAAACATGGTCACCGCAGCACATAACTTACGAGACACATTCTCGAATTAA